The proteins below are encoded in one region of Hordeum vulgare subsp. vulgare chromosome 3H, MorexV3_pseudomolecules_assembly, whole genome shotgun sequence:
- the LOC123440646 gene encoding cysteine proteinase EP-B 1-like yields the protein MGLLSKKLLIASMVAAVLAVAAVELCGAVPLEDNDLESEEALWDLYERWQTAHRVPRHHAEKHRRFGTFKSNVRFIHAHNKRGDRPYRLHLNRFGDMDQAEFRATFAGSRVKDHRRDGPAGPQSVSVPGFMYAAVNVSDLPRSVDWRQKGAVTGVKNQGKCGSCWAFSTVVSVEGINAIRTGKLVSLSEQELIDCDTADNDGCEGGLMDNAFEYIQKNGGLTTEAAYPYRAANGTCKAARVAKSSPVVVHIDGHQDVPANSEEALAKAVANQPVSVALDASGKAFMFYSEGVFTGDCGTELDHGVAVVGYGVAEDGKAYWTVKNSWGPSWGEQGYIRVEKDSGAAGGLCGIAMEASYPVKTESKPKPMPRRALGAWESQ from the coding sequence ATGGGGCTGCTTAGCAAGAAGCTTCTGATCGCGTCCATGGTGGCGGCGGTGCTGGCCGTGGCGGCGGTGGAGCTGTGCGGCGCCGTCCCGCTCGAGGACAACGACCTGGAGTCGGAGGAGGCGCTCTGGGACCTGTACGAGAGGTGGCAGACCGCGCACCGCGTGCCCCGCCACCACGCCGAGAAGCACCGCCGCTTCGGCACGTTCAAGTCCAACGTCCGCTTCATCCACGCCCACAACAAGCGCGGCGACCGCCCCTACCGCCTCCACCTCAACCGCTTCGGCGACATGGACCAGGCCGAGTTCCGAGCCACCTTCGCCGGCTCCCGCGTCAAGGACCACCGCCGCGATGGCCCCGCCGGGCCACAGTCCGTGTCAGTCCCGGGGTTCATGTACGCCGCCGTGAACGTGTCGGACCTGCCGCGGTCCGTGGACTGGCGCCAGAAGGGCGCGGTGACCGGCGTCAAGAACCAGGGCAAGTGCGGCAGCTGCTGGGCCTTCTCCACGGTGGTGTCCGTGGAAGGCATCAACGCCATCCGGACCGGCAAGCTGGTGTCGCTGTCGGAGCAGGAGCTCATCGACTGCGACACGGCGGACAATGACGGGTGCGAGGGCGGGCTCATGGACAACGCCTTTGAGTACATCCAGAAAAACGGCGGGCTCACCACCGAGGCCGCCTACCCGTACCGGGCCGCCAACGGCACCTGCAAGGCAGCGAGGGTGGCCAAGAGCTCCCCCGTGGTGGTGCACATCgacgggcaccaggacgtgccggcCAACAGCGAGGAGGCGCTGGCCAAGGCCGTGGCGAACCAGCCCGTGTCCGTGGCCCTCGATGCCAGCGGGAAGGCGTTCATGTTCTACTCCGAGGGGGTGTTCACCGGTGACTGTGGAACAGAACTGGACCACGGCGTGGCGGTGGTCGGGTACGGGGTGGCAGAGGACGGCAAGGCGTACTGGACGGTGAAGAACTCGTGGGGGCCGTCGTGGGGGGAGCAGGGCTACATCAGGGTGGAGAAGGATTCCGGCGCCGCGGGCGGGCTCTGCGGCATCGCCATGGAGGCGTCCTACCCCGTCAAGACGGAGAGCAAGCCTAAGCCCATGCCCAGGCGCGCGCTCGGCGCGTGGGAGTCGCAGTGA